From a region of the Verrucomicrobiia bacterium genome:
- a CDS encoding HsdR family type I site-specific deoxyribonuclease, with the protein MSLTEFIVEDAALTWFGELGYAVGHGPQMAPGEAAAEREAFGEVVLVGRLREALRQLNPTLPDEAREEVLRKVLRVATPSLVQTNRAFHRLLRDGIPVEFTQPEPSPQPSPSGRGSEQYRGGFDFSGLKAEARELREKQTEAETLLWELLRDRKLAGAKFRRQHQFGEYITDFFCNDAKLVVECDGAPHSKPERKKIDQKRDGYLKSQGLTVLRFENKHVLAEPEAVLEEIAAHLPSTSGRGAGGEGEGGKAISLRRNIIVVADEAHRSQYDLIDGLARHMRDTLPNATFIGFTGTPIEKTDANTRAVFGDYISIYDIQRAVADKATVPIYYESRIAKLGLNASELPKLDAEFEEITEGEELTKKEKLKTKWAALEALVGDPKRIALIAADLVAHFEKRTEAMDGKAMVVCMSRRICVDLYDALIKLRPEWASAKDDAEAEKGKACVVKVIMTGSADDGPEWQPHIRNKEKRRAMANRFKDSKDPFRIVIVRDMWLTGFDAPCLHTMYADKPMQGHGLMQAIARVNRVFRDKPGGLVVDYLGLADQLKHALANYTESGGKGDPTYDTKQAIAIMLEKHGVACDLLHGSDWRRAVGDGKKTLLALPALQEHLLELEDGKTRWNQVITELSRAFALCAASDEATEIRDDVALFQAIQAALNKQHSGNRKTPEQIDAAIRQLVSKAITTDGQVIDVFTAAGLPKPDISILSDGFLAEVRGLKHKNVAAELLEKLLKDELKVRAKRNLVQSQLFSEKLKKTLNAYHNRAISTMEVIEELIRLAKEMDAATKRGEDLGLTDDEVAFYDALAANESAVKAMGDDKLKVIAAELITQVRKSVTIDWTLREGARAKIRVMVKRILNKYGYPPDLQEEAVKTVLAQAELLCADWAV; encoded by the coding sequence ATGAGCCTCACCGAATTCATCGTCGAAGACGCCGCCCTGACGTGGTTCGGGGAGCTGGGCTATGCGGTCGGGCACGGGCCGCAGATGGCTCCGGGCGAAGCGGCGGCGGAGCGGGAGGCGTTTGGCGAGGTGGTGCTGGTCGGGCGGCTGCGTGAGGCCTTGCGGCAGTTGAATCCCACCCTGCCCGACGAGGCGCGGGAGGAGGTATTACGGAAAGTGCTGCGCGTGGCGACGCCCTCGCTGGTGCAGACAAACCGGGCCTTTCACCGGCTGCTGCGCGATGGCATTCCGGTTGAGTTCACTCAACCGGAACCCTCACCCCAGCCCTCTCCCAGTGGGAGAGGGAGCGAGCAATACCGAGGCGGTTTTGATTTCTCGGGTTTGAAGGCGGAAGCACGTGAGTTGAGGGAGAAACAAACAGAAGCCGAGACGCTGCTTTGGGAGCTGTTGAGGGATCGCAAACTAGCGGGCGCGAAGTTTCGCCGACAACATCAGTTTGGCGAATACATCACGGATTTCTTCTGCAACGACGCGAAGCTGGTCGTTGAATGCGATGGTGCTCCTCACAGCAAGCCGGAACGAAAGAAGATTGATCAGAAACGGGATGGCTACCTGAAATCCCAAGGACTAACGGTCCTGCGCTTTGAGAACAAGCATGTGCTTGCCGAGCCGGAGGCAGTCTTGGAAGAGATTGCAGCACACCTCCCCTCTACCTCTGGGAGAGGGGCCGGGGGTGAGGGTGAAGGTGGCAAAGCCATATCCCTCAGGCGGAACATCATCGTCGTAGCGGATGAGGCTCACCGCAGCCAATACGACCTGATCGACGGATTGGCGCGCCACATGAGGGACACTCTTCCGAATGCCACCTTCATAGGCTTCACCGGCACGCCCATCGAAAAGACGGACGCGAACACGCGGGCGGTCTTTGGCGATTACATCAGCATCTACGACATCCAGCGCGCCGTCGCCGACAAGGCCACGGTGCCGATCTATTACGAGAGCCGCATCGCCAAGCTGGGCCTGAACGCCAGCGAGCTGCCGAAGCTGGACGCGGAGTTTGAAGAGATCACCGAAGGCGAGGAACTGACGAAGAAGGAGAAGCTCAAGACGAAGTGGGCCGCGCTGGAGGCGCTGGTGGGCGATCCGAAACGCATCGCGCTCATCGCCGCCGATCTGGTCGCGCACTTTGAGAAGCGCACCGAGGCGATGGACGGCAAGGCGATGGTCGTCTGCATGAGCCGCCGCATCTGCGTTGACCTTTACGATGCGCTCATCAAGCTGCGCCCCGAGTGGGCGAGTGCGAAGGACGACGCCGAAGCCGAGAAAGGCAAGGCCTGCGTGGTGAAGGTCATCATGACCGGCAGCGCCGACGACGGCCCCGAGTGGCAGCCTCACATCCGCAACAAGGAGAAGCGCCGCGCCATGGCGAACCGGTTCAAGGACAGCAAAGACCCGTTCCGCATCGTCATCGTGCGCGACATGTGGCTGACCGGCTTTGACGCACCTTGCCTGCACACCATGTATGCGGACAAGCCCATGCAGGGCCACGGACTCATGCAAGCCATCGCCCGCGTGAACCGAGTCTTCCGCGACAAGCCGGGCGGCCTGGTGGTGGATTACCTCGGCCTCGCCGATCAACTGAAGCACGCCCTCGCCAACTACACCGAGAGCGGCGGCAAAGGCGATCCCACCTACGACACCAAGCAGGCCATCGCCATCATGCTGGAGAAGCACGGCGTCGCCTGCGACCTGCTGCACGGCTCGGATTGGCGGCGCGCGGTGGGCGACGGCAAGAAGACCCTCCTTGCCCTGCCTGCGCTGCAAGAGCACCTCCTCGAACTCGAAGACGGCAAGACCCGCTGGAACCAGGTCATCACCGAGCTGTCCCGCGCCTTTGCCCTCTGCGCCGCCAGCGATGAAGCGACGGAGATCCGCGATGACGTGGCGCTCTTCCAAGCCATCCAGGCCGCGCTGAACAAGCAGCACAGCGGCAACCGCAAGACGCCCGAGCAGATCGACGCCGCCATCCGCCAGCTCGTGAGCAAGGCCATCACGACCGACGGGCAGGTGATCGACGTCTTCACCGCCGCCGGATTGCCCAAGCCGGACATTTCCATCCTCAGCGACGGCTTCCTCGCCGAAGTGCGCGGCCTCAAGCACAAGAACGTCGCCGCCGAGCTGCTGGAAAAGTTGTTGAAGGATGAACTCAAAGTGCGCGCCAAACGGAATCTGGTGCAGAGCCAGCTCTTCAGCGAGAAGCTCAAAAAGACGCTCAACGCCTACCACAACCGCGCCATCAGCACGATGGAAGTGATCGAAGAACTGATCCGCCTCGCCAAGGAGATGGATGCCGCCACCAAGCGCGGCGAAGACCTCGGCCTGACCGACGATGAAGTGGCATTCTACGATGCGCTCGCCGCGAATGAGTCCGCCGTGAAGGCGATGGGCGACGACAAACTCAAAGTCATCGCCGCCGAACTCATCACCCAGGTGCGCAAGAGCGTGACCATTGACTGGACGCTGCGCGAAGGCGCGCGGGCGAAGATTCGCGTGATGGTGAAGCGCATCCTGAACAAGTATGGCTACCCGCCGGACCTTCAGGAGGAAGCGGTGAAGACTGTGCTCGCGCAGGCGGAGCTGCTGTGTGCGGATTGGGCTGTTTAG
- a CDS encoding MBL fold metallo-hydrolase, with translation MEYEIDFLPVGEESKGGDAICFRYWDATTPQFVGIIDGGTADAGEALVTHVQKYYGTKRVDVVINTHPHADHTSGLYTVVEKLDVQLLMMHKPWDHAVALKNVFQDGRITSTSIDERVRNALQHAHDLHELATKKRIPIVEPFAEGNQPSPHIQFLSPTVKYYQQLLLEFTATPKAPTLESIYEAMMKKAQKAVQWAKENWNTESLVEPVEGTNAENNSSVVTLLSFGDERFLFTADAGVPTLELSCAVAEILKIPLASFKLVQIPHHGSKRNVGPSVLNKLVGVPVAEGTKKFSAYVSVPKKGEPKHPSKRVCNAFTRRGGKVVETKGTIKYLHSNGVPLRPGWVTVEPMPLHPNVEEDDSD, from the coding sequence ATGGAATACGAAATCGATTTTTTACCAGTTGGAGAGGAGTCGAAAGGCGGAGACGCGATTTGCTTCCGTTATTGGGACGCCACGACTCCTCAATTTGTGGGCATCATCGATGGCGGGACCGCAGACGCAGGAGAGGCGCTCGTCACCCACGTTCAGAAATACTACGGCACGAAGCGCGTGGACGTCGTCATTAACACCCATCCGCATGCTGACCACACGTCTGGGCTCTACACGGTGGTTGAGAAGCTCGATGTGCAACTCCTCATGATGCACAAGCCGTGGGACCATGCGGTTGCTTTGAAGAACGTCTTTCAAGACGGGCGGATCACTTCAACGAGTATTGATGAACGTGTGCGGAATGCTTTGCAGCACGCCCACGACCTCCATGAGCTCGCGACGAAGAAGCGGATACCTATCGTTGAACCCTTTGCTGAAGGGAACCAGCCCTCCCCGCATATCCAGTTCCTGAGTCCGACAGTGAAATACTACCAGCAGCTTTTGCTGGAGTTCACTGCGACGCCGAAGGCCCCGACGTTGGAATCAATCTACGAGGCAATGATGAAGAAGGCGCAGAAGGCTGTGCAATGGGCGAAAGAAAACTGGAACACTGAAAGCCTCGTTGAACCGGTGGAAGGCACTAACGCCGAGAATAATTCTAGCGTAGTCACCTTGTTGTCGTTCGGCGACGAACGCTTTCTGTTTACGGCAGACGCTGGTGTTCCGACCTTGGAGTTGAGCTGCGCTGTCGCCGAAATCCTGAAAATTCCTCTCGCCTCATTCAAACTCGTTCAAATTCCGCACCACGGCAGCAAACGGAACGTAGGCCCAAGTGTTCTGAACAAACTGGTTGGTGTTCCAGTAGCTGAGGGGACAAAGAAATTCTCTGCCTACGTCTCGGTTCCAAAGAAGGGAGAGCCAAAGCACCCATCGAAGCGAGTCTGCAACGCGTTCACGCGCCGGGGTGGGAAGGTGGTCGAGACCAAGGGAACCATCAAATACCTGCACTCTAATGGAGTTCCCCTTCGCCCAGGTTGGGTGACTGTCGAACCGATGCCACTCCATCCCAACGTAGAAGAAGATGACTCCGATTAA
- a CDS encoding restriction endonuclease subunit S — MNPRRTLKAGTIAPYLDMKNLPTQGHSAEEVIDREFSSGTKFQNGDTLLARITPCLENGKTGYVDFLEDGQVGWGSTEYIVLAPKPPLPPQFGYLLARSDALRSHAIQNMTGTSGRQRVPSECFNTFWLAVPPPDIAERFDELTAPLMAKIKANSTQSRTLATLRDTLLPKLLSGELQPNSIT; from the coding sequence GTGAATCCGCGCCGCACGTTGAAGGCAGGAACCATCGCGCCCTACCTCGACATGAAGAACCTGCCGACCCAGGGCCATTCCGCCGAGGAAGTCATCGACCGCGAGTTCAGCTCCGGCACCAAGTTCCAAAACGGCGACACGCTCCTCGCCCGCATCACGCCGTGCCTAGAGAACGGCAAGACCGGCTACGTTGATTTCCTCGAAGACGGCCAAGTTGGCTGGGGCTCCACCGAATACATCGTCCTCGCCCCGAAGCCGCCGCTCCCGCCGCAGTTCGGCTACCTCCTCGCCCGCTCCGACGCATTGCGCTCCCACGCCATCCAAAACATGACAGGCACCAGCGGACGCCAGCGCGTCCCCTCCGAGTGCTTCAACACCTTCTGGCTCGCCGTCCCGCCGCCAGACATCGCCGAACGCTTCGACGAACTCACCGCGCCGCTGATGGCGAAAATCAAAGCCAACTCCACCCAATCTCGCACCCTCGCCACCCTGCGCGACACGCTGCTGCCGAAGCTGCTGAGCGGGGAGTTGCAACCAAACTCAATAACCTGA
- a CDS encoding PA0069 family radical SAM protein — translation MPERVDKFRGRGVPENPANRFVSTFSEQFEDYDPSEDPAPRTQFIPDASATLINYNDSPDIPFDASINVYRGCEHGCAYCYARPFHEYLGFSPGLDFETKIVVKYHAPELLRQELSSPKWQPQTIAMSGVTDCYQPIERRLQLTRRCLEVFAEFRNPVGIVTKNYLVTRDLDLLAELARFNCAAVYISITTLDAALTPKLEPRASLPALRLAAIRKLSEAGVPVGVMTAPMIPGLNDHELAKILAAAADAGARFAGLVPLRLPFAVKDLFADWLTRHFPDRKDNVLNRVRSLRGGKLNNADFGSRMTGEGVWAEQLRQMFDVMTRRLGLNERGAGLSTAHYRRPAGVQMTLF, via the coding sequence GTGCCAGAACGAGTGGACAAGTTTCGCGGGCGCGGTGTGCCGGAGAATCCGGCGAACCGCTTTGTGTCCACGTTCAGCGAGCAATTCGAGGATTATGATCCGAGCGAAGACCCGGCGCCGCGCACGCAGTTCATCCCCGACGCCAGCGCCACGCTCATCAACTACAACGACAGCCCGGACATCCCGTTCGACGCGAGCATCAACGTCTATCGCGGTTGCGAGCACGGCTGCGCTTATTGCTACGCGCGTCCGTTTCATGAATATCTCGGCTTCTCGCCCGGCCTGGATTTCGAGACGAAAATCGTCGTGAAATACCACGCGCCGGAACTGCTGCGGCAGGAATTGTCGTCGCCGAAGTGGCAGCCGCAGACCATCGCGATGAGCGGCGTGACGGATTGTTACCAGCCCATCGAGCGGCGGCTGCAACTGACCCGGCGTTGCCTGGAAGTCTTTGCCGAGTTCCGCAATCCCGTCGGTATCGTGACGAAGAACTATTTGGTAACACGCGATCTTGACCTGCTCGCCGAACTGGCGCGGTTCAACTGCGCGGCGGTTTACATCTCCATCACCACGCTCGATGCCGCACTCACGCCGAAGCTGGAACCGCGCGCCTCGCTGCCCGCGCTGCGGCTGGCGGCCATCCGCAAGCTGAGCGAGGCCGGCGTGCCGGTCGGCGTGATGACGGCACCAATGATTCCCGGGCTGAACGACCACGAGCTGGCGAAGATTCTGGCGGCCGCCGCCGACGCGGGCGCGCGGTTTGCCGGACTCGTGCCACTGCGGCTGCCCTTTGCGGTGAAGGATCTCTTCGCCGACTGGCTGACGCGGCATTTTCCCGATCGCAAGGACAACGTGCTGAATCGCGTGCGCTCGCTGCGCGGTGGCAAGTTGAACAACGCCGATTTCGGTTCGCGCATGACCGGCGAAGGCGTGTGGGCGGAACAGTTGCGGCAAATGTTCGACGTGATGACGCGCCGGCTCGGGCTGAACGAGCGCGGGGCCGGACTATCCACGGCGCATTACCGGCGTCCGGCCGGCGTGCAGATGACGTTGTTTTGA
- the speY gene encoding deoxyhypusine synthase has protein sequence MPAWLKEQHCPNKKKYMAGKRIQPKNLTGKEKLTYVIDECFLAYNSARLKEACQLFTEKMLGNDVTIGMTLTGALTPAGLGCSSVIPLIKAGFVDWIVSTGANLYHDMHFALNYPVHTGSFRFDDVDLRNNDLVRIYDVVIPYSDGLMATDELLRDMLIQPEFQKEMGTAELHYKLGKYCAEWERKHKLKDVSVLAAAYRAGVPCYTSSPGDSTIGMNFAGVELRGNKLRVNPSIDVNETTSFVLAAKRAGGKTGVLLWGGGSPKNFMLQTEPQIQEVLRINEVGQDYFIQVTDARPDTGGLSGATPGEAVSWGKVDPTKLPDAVVCYTDTTIAMPLLTHYALAKHKPRKLKRLYDQRDKTMTLLKKEYFKHNQVKMLDGSDPVF, from the coding sequence ATGCCTGCGTGGCTGAAGGAACAGCATTGCCCGAACAAGAAGAAATACATGGCGGGCAAGCGCATCCAGCCGAAGAATCTCACCGGCAAGGAAAAGCTGACCTACGTCATCGATGAATGCTTCCTCGCCTACAACTCGGCGCGCTTGAAGGAAGCCTGCCAGTTGTTCACGGAGAAGATGCTCGGCAATGACGTGACCATCGGCATGACGTTGACGGGTGCGCTCACGCCGGCGGGCCTCGGCTGTTCCAGCGTCATCCCGCTCATCAAGGCGGGCTTCGTGGACTGGATCGTTTCGACGGGCGCGAATCTGTATCACGACATGCACTTCGCGCTGAACTATCCAGTGCACACGGGCAGTTTCCGCTTCGACGACGTGGATCTCCGCAACAACGACCTCGTCCGCATTTACGACGTGGTGATCCCTTATTCCGACGGTTTGATGGCCACGGACGAATTGCTCCGCGACATGCTGATTCAGCCGGAATTCCAGAAGGAAATGGGCACGGCGGAACTGCACTACAAGCTCGGCAAGTATTGCGCCGAATGGGAACGCAAGCACAAGCTGAAGGACGTTTCCGTGCTTGCCGCCGCGTATCGCGCGGGCGTGCCGTGCTACACCAGCTCGCCCGGCGACTCCACCATCGGCATGAACTTTGCCGGCGTGGAACTGCGCGGCAACAAGCTGCGGGTGAATCCGTCCATCGACGTGAATGAAACGACCTCGTTCGTGCTCGCAGCCAAGCGCGCGGGTGGCAAGACGGGCGTGTTGCTCTGGGGCGGCGGCAGTCCGAAGAACTTCATGCTCCAGACCGAACCGCAAATCCAGGAAGTGCTCCGCATCAACGAAGTCGGCCAGGATTATTTCATCCAGGTCACCGACGCGCGGCCGGACACCGGCGGTCTTTCCGGCGCGACGCCGGGCGAAGCGGTCAGTTGGGGCAAGGTGGATCCGACCAAGCTGCCCGACGCGGTCGTTTGCTACACGGACACGACGATTGCCATGCCGTTGCTCACGCACTACGCGCTGGCCAAGCACAAGCCGCGCAAGCTGAAGCGCCTTTACGATCAGCGCGACAAGACCATGACGCTGCTCAAGAAGGAATACTTCAAGCACAACCAGGTGAAGATGCTCGACGGCAGCGATCCGGTGTTCTGA
- a CDS encoding agmatine deiminase family protein → MAKIELITNQSPAELGYSMPAEWEPHAATWLGWPHNESDWPDKIDTIRWVYGEMVRKITQGEIVRLLVRSKAEAKFAASYLKRAHCDLKQVQFVVHPTNRGWTRDSGPIHVTRPAPRSAFRTPRSEKAIVHFHFNAWAKYRNWQLDTKVPETAAALLKRPLFDAQFNGKKFVIEGGGIEVNGRGTLLTTEECYQHPTIQVRNKGMTKAQYDAQFKKYLGVKNVLWLVAGPVGDDTHGHIDDICRFTDPRTLVLIKETNTKDPNYQPLAENWERIQDLRLEDGSKPEVIALPMPAPVHYKNWRLPASYANFYIANSCVIVPTFNDPNDRVALGILGDLFKDRPVVGIHAVDLVLGFGSLHCLTQQEPA, encoded by the coding sequence ATGGCGAAGATTGAATTGATCACGAACCAGTCACCGGCGGAACTCGGCTATTCCATGCCCGCCGAATGGGAACCGCACGCCGCCACCTGGCTCGGCTGGCCGCACAACGAATCCGACTGGCCCGACAAGATTGACACCATCCGCTGGGTCTATGGCGAAATGGTCCGCAAAATCACGCAGGGCGAGATCGTCCGCCTGCTCGTGCGCAGCAAAGCCGAGGCAAAATTCGCCGCCAGCTATCTCAAGCGCGCCCATTGCGATCTGAAGCAGGTCCAGTTTGTTGTGCATCCGACCAACCGCGGCTGGACGCGCGACAGCGGGCCGATCCATGTAACCCGCCCCGCTCCGCGTTCCGCATTCCGCACTCCGCGTTCAGAAAAGGCGATCGTCCATTTCCATTTCAACGCCTGGGCCAAATACCGCAACTGGCAGCTCGACACCAAAGTTCCGGAGACCGCGGCGGCCCTGCTCAAACGCCCGTTGTTTGACGCGCAGTTCAACGGGAAGAAGTTCGTCATCGAGGGTGGCGGCATCGAGGTGAATGGCCGCGGCACGTTGCTCACCACCGAGGAATGCTATCAGCATCCGACGATTCAGGTGCGCAACAAGGGCATGACCAAGGCGCAATATGACGCGCAGTTCAAAAAGTATCTCGGCGTGAAGAACGTCCTTTGGCTCGTCGCGGGCCCCGTGGGCGACGACACGCATGGCCACATTGACGACATCTGCCGCTTCACGGACCCCAGGACGCTCGTGCTCATCAAGGAGACGAACACGAAGGATCCGAACTACCAGCCGCTCGCCGAAAACTGGGAGCGCATTCAGGATTTGCGCCTCGAAGACGGCTCGAAGCCCGAGGTCATCGCGCTGCCAATGCCCGCTCCGGTCCACTACAAGAACTGGCGGCTGCCGGCGAGCTACGCGAATTTCTACATCGCGAATTCCTGCGTCATCGTCCCGACGTTCAACGACCCGAACGACCGCGTCGCGCTCGGCATCCTCGGCGACTTGTTCAAGGACCGCCCCGTTGTCGGCATCCACGCGGTGGATTTGGTGCTGGGCTTCGGTTCGTTGCACTGCCTGACGCAGCAGGAGCCGGCGTAG
- a CDS encoding ATP-dependent 6-phosphofructokinase — MNVTPLGEVRFPSPISHAVSDRVRVPFHILRDADASPAGDLEFELAGPRAKLFFDPKQTRAGIVTCGGLCPGLNNVIRSAFLELHHLYGVKEVLGFRDGYRGLDPGHGREPVVLTPEFVEDIHKEGGTVLNTSRGPVDCAVAVEHLIRRGVNILFTVGGDGTQRGAADLFREAQRRGHALSVVGIPKTIDNDVPFVSRTFGYLTAVEEAVKVITCAHMEAHSVQNGVSIVKLMGRHAGFIAASATVASQDVNFCLVPEVPFTLEGERGFLAALKQRVLRRAHAVIVVAEGAGQDWVGASGERDASGNVKLRDSGLFLKARVTEFFAAERIPVTVRYLDPSYTIRSVPADAEDAILCDQFARNAVHAAMAGKTGLVIGLLHDQFIHVPIELLGAHRKRVDPHGPEWRSVLATTGQPAQFR, encoded by the coding sequence ATGAACGTCACCCCTCTGGGTGAGGTGCGTTTTCCCTCTCCGATTTCACATGCTGTCAGTGATCGCGTCCGCGTGCCCTTTCACATCCTCCGTGACGCGGACGCTTCACCGGCCGGCGATCTGGAATTCGAACTGGCCGGTCCGCGCGCGAAGCTGTTTTTCGATCCGAAGCAGACGCGCGCGGGCATCGTGACCTGCGGCGGCTTGTGTCCGGGGCTGAACAATGTCATCCGGTCGGCATTTCTGGAGCTGCATCATCTTTACGGCGTCAAGGAAGTGCTGGGGTTTCGTGATGGATACCGCGGGCTCGACCCGGGGCACGGTCGGGAGCCCGTCGTGCTCACGCCGGAATTCGTCGAGGACATTCACAAGGAAGGCGGCACGGTGCTCAACACGTCGCGCGGTCCGGTGGATTGTGCGGTGGCCGTCGAGCATCTCATCCGGCGCGGGGTGAACATCCTGTTCACCGTGGGCGGCGATGGCACGCAGCGGGGTGCGGCGGATCTCTTTCGCGAGGCGCAGCGGCGCGGGCACGCGTTGTCCGTGGTGGGCATTCCCAAGACGATCGACAACGACGTGCCGTTCGTTTCGCGCACGTTCGGCTACCTGACCGCCGTCGAAGAGGCCGTGAAGGTGATTACCTGCGCGCACATGGAGGCGCACAGCGTTCAGAACGGCGTCAGCATCGTCAAGCTCATGGGACGTCACGCGGGGTTCATTGCCGCGAGCGCCACGGTGGCGAGCCAGGACGTGAATTTTTGTCTCGTGCCGGAAGTGCCGTTCACGCTGGAGGGCGAACGCGGTTTCCTGGCGGCGCTGAAGCAGCGCGTGTTGCGGCGCGCCCATGCTGTCATCGTCGTGGCGGAAGGCGCGGGGCAGGATTGGGTGGGCGCCAGCGGGGAACGCGACGCCTCCGGTAACGTGAAGTTGAGGGATAGCGGGCTGTTTCTTAAAGCGCGCGTGACGGAGTTCTTCGCGGCGGAGCGGATCCCGGTGACGGTGCGTTACCTGGACCCGAGCTACACCATTCGCAGCGTGCCGGCCGACGCGGAGGACGCCATCCTGTGCGACCAGTTCGCGCGCAACGCCGTGCATGCCGCGATGGCGGGCAAGACGGGCCTGGTGATTGGGCTGCTGCACGATCAGTTTATTCACGTGCCGATTGAATTGCTGGGCGCACATCGCAAACGGGTGGATCCGCACGGTCCGGAGTGGCGTTCGGTGCTGGCCACCACCGGCCAGCCGGCGCAGTTCCGTTGA
- a CDS encoding class I SAM-dependent DNA methyltransferase, which translates to MARKASSTKDSTANLGFEAKLWLAADKLRNNMDAAEYKHVVLGLIFLKYISDSFEEHHAKLVAGQGDYAGANPEDPDEYRAENIFWVPPAARWSYLQNSAKQPTIGKIVDDAMVAIERDNPRLKGVLPKDYARPALDKHRLGELIDLIGTIGLGDKESRSKDILGRVYEYFLTQFASAEGKNGGQFYTPSCVVRLLVEMLAPYKGRIYDPACGSGGMFVQSEKFVESHGGKLGDISVYGQESNATTRRLAIMNLAIRGIEADFGEEHADTFRRDLHPDLRADYVLANPPFNDSDWFRKDDDVRWQFGVPPKGNANFAWVQHFIHHLAPQGMAGFVLANGSMSSNQSGEGEIRKALIEADLVDCMVALPGQLFYSTQIPVCLWFLTKSKGARTLLSASGQKEFIRARKGQTLFIDARKMGTLIDRVHRELTDADIEKIVSTYHTWKDDDLAWRRAMEKEGCTLPAEPGSGYADIPGFCKSATTAEIAAHGHVLTPGRYVGAEEVEDDGDPFEEKMPRLVAELHAQFAESAKLEQAIQANLRGLGYGG; encoded by the coding sequence ATGGCACGCAAAGCTTCCTCCACCAAAGACTCCACCGCCAACCTCGGCTTCGAGGCCAAGCTCTGGCTCGCCGCCGACAAGTTGCGAAACAACATGGACGCGGCGGAATACAAGCACGTCGTCCTCGGACTCATCTTTCTCAAATACATCTCCGACAGCTTCGAGGAGCACCACGCGAAGCTGGTGGCAGGCCAAGGCGACTACGCCGGGGCCAATCCCGAGGACCCGGACGAATACCGCGCCGAAAACATCTTCTGGGTGCCGCCCGCCGCGCGCTGGAGCTACCTGCAAAACAGCGCCAAGCAGCCCACCATCGGCAAGATCGTGGACGACGCCATGGTCGCCATCGAGCGCGACAACCCGCGCCTCAAAGGCGTCCTGCCCAAGGACTACGCCCGCCCCGCGCTCGACAAGCACCGCCTCGGCGAACTCATCGACCTCATCGGCACCATCGGCCTCGGCGACAAGGAGAGCCGCAGCAAGGACATCCTCGGCCGCGTCTATGAATACTTCCTCACCCAGTTCGCCAGCGCGGAGGGAAAGAACGGCGGGCAGTTCTACACGCCGTCCTGCGTCGTGCGCCTGCTCGTCGAGATGCTCGCGCCCTACAAGGGCCGCATCTACGACCCCGCCTGCGGCTCCGGCGGCATGTTCGTGCAGTCGGAAAAATTCGTCGAATCCCACGGCGGAAAGCTCGGCGACATCTCGGTTTACGGCCAGGAATCGAACGCCACCACGCGCCGCCTGGCCATCATGAACCTCGCTATCCGCGGCATCGAGGCCGACTTCGGGGAAGAACACGCCGATACCTTCCGCCGCGACCTCCATCCCGACCTCCGCGCCGACTACGTCCTCGCCAATCCGCCCTTCAACGACTCCGACTGGTTCCGCAAGGACGACGACGTGCGCTGGCAGTTCGGCGTCCCGCCGAAGGGCAATGCCAACTTCGCCTGGGTGCAGCACTTCATCCACCACCTCGCCCCGCAGGGCATGGCTGGCTTCGTCCTCGCCAATGGCAGCATGTCGTCGAACCAGTCCGGTGAGGGAGAGATTCGCAAAGCCCTCATCGAGGCCGACCTCGTGGACTGCATGGTCGCCCTCCCCGGCCAGCTCTTCTACAGCACGCAGATTCCCGTCTGCCTCTGGTTCCTCACGAAGTCGAAGGGAGCGCGGACACTCCTGTCCGCCTCAGGGCAAAAAGAATTCATCCGCGCCCGCAAAGGCCAGACCCTCTTCATCGATGCGCGGAAGATGGGCACGCTCATCGACCGCGTGCATCGCGAGCTCACGGATGCCGACATCGAAAAGATCGTCTCCACCTATCACACATGGAAGGACGATGACCTCGCGTGGCGTCGTGCCATGGAAAAGGAAGGATGCACGCTGCCTGCGGAACCCGGCTCCGGCTACGCCGACATCCCCGGCTTCTGCAAATCCGCCACCACCGCCGAAATCGCCGCGCACGGCCACGTTCTCACGCCCGGCCGCTACGTCGGCGCCGAGGAAGTCGAAGACGACGGCGACCCCTTCGAGGAAAAGATGCCGCGCCTCGTCGCCGAACTGCACGCCCAGTTCGCCGAGTCCGCGAAACTGGAGCAGGCCATCCAAGCAAACCTGAGGGGGCTGGGTTATGGCGGGTAG